In the Pseudolabrys taiwanensis genome, one interval contains:
- a CDS encoding cysteine-rich CWC family protein, whose protein sequence is MTDASRLPPRQLACARCGATFECRLGGGCWCNDESVKLPLPAIGGEDCLCPACLRKAAEAQQQQQQ, encoded by the coding sequence ATGACCGACGCGTCACGCCTTCCACCCCGGCAACTCGCCTGCGCGCGCTGCGGCGCGACATTCGAATGCCGTCTGGGCGGCGGCTGCTGGTGCAACGACGAAAGCGTCAAGCTGCCGCTGCCGGCGATCGGCGGCGAGGACTGCCTCTGCCCCGCCTGCTTACGCAAAGCCGCCGAGGCGCAACAACAGCAACAGCAATAG
- a CDS encoding SemiSWEET family sugar transporter translates to MLSPATIELVGAAGATLTTLCWLPQAVKVIRDKDTRALSLPANLAFTLGVALWLVYGIALNNWPLIGSESVTLALMLTIVATKLRYG, encoded by the coding sequence ATGCTGTCTCCTGCCACGATCGAACTTGTCGGCGCAGCCGGCGCCACGCTCACGACATTGTGTTGGTTGCCGCAGGCGGTAAAGGTGATCCGCGACAAGGATACGCGCGCGCTGTCGCTGCCGGCCAATCTCGCCTTCACGCTCGGCGTCGCGCTGTGGCTCGTCTACGGCATCGCGCTCAACAACTGGCCGCTGATCGGCTCGGAGAGCGTTACCTTGGCGCTGATGCTCACCATCGTGGCGACGAAGCTGCGGTACGGGTGA
- a CDS encoding SLC13 family permease — protein sequence MPDLMTALAVLIFLATYTVVALGKIPLYRIDRAGAALLGGSLMVAVGVLSLDDAYRAIDLNTITLLLGMMIVVANLRVSGFFRLVNGWIVTHVRHPLGLLTAVVLASGLLSAFLVNDTICLVLTPLVLDVVARLKRNPLPYLLAIAMSSNIGSVATITGNPQNIIIGSLSGIPYSTFTATLALVAAFGLVVTWLLIAAVYRREFFNGASLPQETVEAQVHKPLMIKCVLVVAVMIALFFLGQPVAKVAIVGGAFLLLTRRVSPHKIYQEIDWPLLVMFVGLFVVVAGLEKTAIAPNLPALLGSLHLDNVVWLGTATAVLSNIVSNVPAVLVLKPFIVELQDPQRAWLIVAMTSTLAGNFTLVGSVANLIVAQRAKARGVELDFWSYFVIGAPLTIITIAAGLFWLM from the coding sequence ATGCCCGATCTCATGACCGCGCTTGCGGTGCTGATCTTCCTGGCGACCTATACGGTCGTCGCGCTCGGCAAGATCCCGCTCTATCGCATCGACCGCGCCGGTGCCGCGCTGCTCGGCGGCAGCCTGATGGTGGCCGTCGGCGTGTTGTCGCTGGACGATGCCTACCGCGCCATCGACCTCAACACGATCACGTTGCTGCTTGGCATGATGATCGTCGTCGCCAATCTGCGCGTGTCTGGCTTCTTCCGGCTGGTCAATGGCTGGATCGTCACCCATGTCCGCCATCCGCTCGGTCTCTTGACGGCGGTGGTGCTGGCATCCGGCCTGTTGTCGGCGTTCCTGGTGAACGACACAATCTGCCTCGTGCTGACGCCGCTGGTGCTCGACGTCGTCGCCCGGCTCAAGCGCAATCCGCTGCCTTATCTGCTGGCGATCGCCATGTCGTCCAACATCGGCAGCGTCGCGACCATCACCGGCAATCCGCAGAACATCATCATCGGCAGTCTGTCGGGCATCCCCTACAGCACCTTCACCGCCACGCTGGCGCTGGTTGCCGCTTTCGGCCTCGTCGTCACCTGGCTCCTGATCGCCGCCGTCTATCGCCGCGAATTCTTCAACGGCGCGTCGCTGCCGCAGGAGACGGTGGAGGCGCAGGTGCATAAGCCGCTCATGATCAAATGCGTGCTGGTCGTCGCGGTCATGATCGCGCTGTTCTTCCTCGGCCAGCCGGTCGCCAAGGTTGCGATCGTCGGCGGCGCCTTCCTCCTGCTGACGCGCCGCGTCAGTCCGCACAAGATCTATCAGGAGATCGACTGGCCGCTGCTCGTGATGTTCGTCGGGCTGTTCGTGGTCGTCGCCGGCCTCGAGAAGACGGCGATCGCGCCGAACCTGCCGGCCTTGCTCGGCAGTCTGCATCTCGACAACGTCGTGTGGCTCGGCACCGCGACGGCGGTGCTCTCCAACATCGTCAGCAACGTACCGGCGGTCCTGGTGCTCAAGCCCTTCATCGTCGAATTGCAGGATCCGCAGCGCGCCTGGCTGATCGTCGCGATGACCTCGACGCTCGCCGGCAACTTCACTTTGGTCGGTTCGGTCGCCAACCTCATCGTCGCGCAGCGGGCCAAGGCGCGCGGCGTCGAGCTCGACTTCTGGTCCTACTTCGTGATCGGCGCGCCGCTGACGATCATCACCATCGCCGCCGGTCTGTTCTGGCTGATGTGA
- a CDS encoding MFS transporter: protein MNSSLAALSAVNFFVADVADGWGPFLGVYLQQQRWTPGQIGLAMTIGGFAGMLATAPLGALVDHIRAKRLLVVVGALAIVFASFAVFTTTGFVAVTSTQIVTGIAAAAIGPALSAITLGLVGQAGFARQNGRNQAYNHAGNVVSAALAGAFGYWLGFGAVFAVMAAMAVTSVIALAWIDPRHIDYRAARGLAQETESAASAWSVLVTCKPLLVLAATLLLFHLGNAAMLPLLGQSLVAQGAGDGSAFTGATIVIAQLTMVPMALLAARLADTRGYWLVFWLALLALPIRGLIAAYATGPSGLVPVQILDGVGAGLLSVAVPGLVARILEGTGHINAGLGAVMTMQGIGASLSTAVAGSVADAFGYSTAFLALGAIALLALALWMATRRITVAADRIRPS, encoded by the coding sequence ATGAACAGCTCGCTCGCCGCCCTCAGCGCCGTCAACTTCTTCGTGGCGGATGTTGCCGATGGCTGGGGGCCGTTCCTCGGCGTCTATCTGCAGCAGCAGCGTTGGACGCCGGGCCAGATCGGGCTGGCGATGACCATTGGCGGCTTCGCCGGCATGCTGGCGACGGCGCCGCTCGGCGCGCTGGTCGATCATATTCGCGCCAAGCGCCTGCTGGTGGTCGTCGGCGCGTTGGCGATTGTGTTCGCGTCGTTCGCGGTGTTCACCACGACGGGCTTCGTCGCGGTCACGTCGACGCAGATCGTCACCGGGATCGCGGCGGCGGCGATCGGGCCGGCGCTCTCGGCGATCACGCTCGGTCTTGTCGGCCAGGCGGGCTTCGCCCGCCAGAATGGCCGCAATCAGGCGTACAATCACGCCGGCAACGTGGTGTCCGCTGCTCTGGCCGGCGCTTTCGGTTATTGGCTCGGTTTCGGCGCCGTGTTCGCGGTGATGGCTGCGATGGCCGTGACGTCGGTGATCGCGCTCGCCTGGATCGACCCGCGCCACATCGACTACCGCGCCGCGCGCGGGCTGGCGCAGGAGACGGAAAGCGCCGCCTCGGCGTGGTCGGTGCTCGTCACCTGCAAGCCGCTGCTCGTGCTCGCCGCGACGCTGCTGCTGTTTCATCTCGGCAACGCGGCGATGCTGCCCTTGCTCGGCCAGTCGCTGGTGGCGCAGGGCGCGGGCGACGGCAGCGCCTTCACCGGGGCCACCATCGTGATCGCGCAATTGACGATGGTGCCGATGGCCTTGCTCGCGGCGCGGCTCGCCGACACGCGCGGCTACTGGCTGGTGTTCTGGCTCGCGCTGCTCGCTTTGCCTATTCGCGGCTTGATCGCGGCTTACGCCACGGGCCCGTCCGGGCTCGTGCCGGTGCAGATCCTGGACGGCGTCGGTGCCGGCCTGCTGAGCGTCGCGGTGCCGGGGCTGGTCGCGCGCATTCTCGAAGGGACCGGCCATATCAATGCCGGGCTCGGCGCGGTGATGACCATGCAGGGTATCGGCGCCAGCCTGAGCACAGCGGTGGCCGGCTCCGTGGCGGACGCTTTCGGCTATTCGACCGCCTTCCTTGCCTTGGGCGCGATCGCTTTGCTGGCGCTCGCGCTGTGGATGGCGACGCGCCGGATCACCGTCGCGGCCGACCGCATACGCCCGAGTTGA
- a CDS encoding PQQ-dependent sugar dehydrogenase — translation MRLAAALILALLSTAAQAADPTFDTSAGQVRVETVARGLDHPWSLAFLPDGRMLVTERPGRLRIVARDGALSPALEGVPKVFARSQAGLMDVILARDFAQSGTIFFCYAEAVSGGGRIAVARARLEQSATPRLADVTPIFHQKGPPSTGLNIGCRMAQAPDGNLFVTLGDHFAPKEDAQTLDNHIGKIVRITPDGKAPADNPFVGKPNALPEIWAYGLRNAQGLAFNPANGQVWEQEHGPMGGDEINIMVKGANYGWPQVSFGRNYDGTPVGTGKAHMDGVTDPIWHWTPSIAPSGMAFYTGDLFPAWKGSLFNGALKFALVSRLAMKDGKPAKEERMLQDLAERIRDVRQGPDGALYLLTDNSAGRILRMVPAQR, via the coding sequence ATGCGACTTGCCGCGGCTTTGATACTCGCCCTGCTGTCGACCGCCGCGCAGGCGGCCGATCCGACGTTCGACACGTCCGCCGGCCAGGTGCGCGTCGAGACCGTGGCGCGCGGCCTCGACCATCCCTGGTCCCTCGCCTTCCTGCCCGATGGCCGCATGCTGGTGACCGAGCGGCCCGGCCGCCTGCGTATCGTCGCGCGCGACGGCGCTTTGTCGCCGGCGCTGGAAGGCGTGCCGAAAGTGTTCGCCCGTTCGCAGGCGGGGCTGATGGACGTGATCCTGGCGCGCGATTTCGCGCAATCTGGCACGATCTTCTTCTGCTACGCCGAAGCCGTATCGGGCGGCGGCCGTATCGCCGTCGCGCGGGCCCGGCTCGAGCAGAGCGCGACGCCCCGTCTCGCCGACGTCACACCGATCTTCCATCAGAAAGGGCCACCGTCGACCGGCCTCAATATCGGCTGCCGCATGGCGCAGGCACCCGACGGCAATCTGTTCGTCACTTTGGGCGACCACTTCGCGCCTAAGGAAGACGCGCAGACGCTCGACAATCACATCGGCAAGATCGTGCGCATCACACCGGACGGCAAAGCGCCCGCCGACAATCCCTTCGTTGGCAAGCCGAACGCGCTGCCGGAGATCTGGGCCTATGGCCTGCGCAACGCGCAAGGCCTCGCCTTCAATCCCGCCAACGGCCAAGTGTGGGAGCAGGAACACGGGCCGATGGGCGGCGACGAGATCAACATCATGGTCAAAGGCGCCAATTACGGCTGGCCGCAGGTCAGCTTCGGCCGCAACTACGACGGCACGCCGGTCGGCACCGGCAAGGCGCACATGGACGGTGTCACCGATCCGATCTGGCATTGGACGCCGTCGATCGCGCCGTCGGGCATGGCCTTCTACACCGGCGATCTGTTTCCGGCGTGGAAGGGCAGCCTGTTCAACGGCGCGCTGAAATTCGCACTGGTGTCGCGGCTCGCGATGAAGGACGGCAAGCCGGCGAAGGAAGAGCGCATGTTGCAGGATCTCGCCGAGCGCATCCGCGACGTGCGCCAGGGGCCGGACGGCGCGCTCTACTTGCTCACCGACAACAGCGCCGGCCGCATCTTGCGCATGGTGCCGGCGCAGCGCTGA
- a CDS encoding glutathione S-transferase family protein — MYTLYSMQRSGNSYKVRLALARLGIPYKQVEVDILQGESRTPEFLTMNPSGQVPLLEVAPGRHLAESNAILWYVAGGTRLAPEDRIERAQALQWMFFEQHSLEPNIGAAYFWLCLIKGGRELQQHALEDWMENGHRALGVMENHLTTNRYFVAGHFTIADIALYAYTHVAESCDFDLSRFPAIRDWLARVEAEPGYIPMDEQQEPLIVAAQ, encoded by the coding sequence ATGTACACGCTCTACTCGATGCAGCGCTCCGGCAACAGTTACAAGGTCCGCCTTGCGCTGGCCCGACTCGGCATTCCGTATAAGCAAGTCGAGGTCGACATCCTGCAGGGCGAAAGCCGCACGCCGGAATTCCTGACGATGAATCCGAGCGGACAGGTGCCGCTCCTCGAGGTCGCGCCCGGCCGCCATCTCGCCGAATCAAATGCGATTCTCTGGTACGTCGCCGGCGGCACGCGGCTCGCGCCGGAGGACCGCATCGAGCGCGCGCAGGCGTTGCAGTGGATGTTCTTCGAACAGCACAGCCTCGAGCCCAATATCGGCGCCGCCTATTTCTGGCTGTGCCTGATCAAGGGCGGGCGCGAGTTGCAGCAACACGCGTTGGAGGATTGGATGGAGAACGGCCATCGCGCGCTCGGCGTGATGGAAAATCATCTCACGACGAATCGCTATTTCGTCGCCGGCCATTTCACCATCGCCGACATCGCGCTCTACGCTTACACGCACGTCGCCGAGTCCTGCGACTTCGACCTTTCGCGCTTTCCCGCCATCCGCGACTGGCTGGCGCGAGTCGAGGCCGAGCCCGGTTACATACCGATGGACGAGCAGCAGGAGCCGCTGATCGTGGCCGCGCAGTAG
- a CDS encoding phytanoyl-CoA dioxygenase family protein translates to MKLSAEQLATFDEQGYIFFPNCFSEDEIALLRAEADNILKLDRPEVWREKTGAPRTAFAAHTFSPVFELLARHPRLIEPLRQLFGEDVYVHQFKLNAKAAFEGDVWQWHQDYGTWQRDDGMPAPRAMNIAVFLDEVMPINGPLLLIPKSHKQGVFDAGHDKSTTSYPLWTLDKDTVTKLASAAADGSGVGIVAPTGKPGSVLMFHGNLVHASPPNITPYPRKIVYLTLCAVSNHITKFTRPAFIAHRDFTPIVPAEDDALREYARAHRVAAE, encoded by the coding sequence ATGAAGCTTTCCGCCGAACAACTCGCCACATTCGACGAGCAAGGCTACATCTTCTTTCCGAACTGCTTCAGCGAAGACGAGATCGCGCTTCTGCGCGCTGAAGCCGACAACATCCTCAAGCTCGATCGCCCCGAAGTCTGGCGCGAGAAAACCGGCGCGCCGCGCACGGCCTTCGCCGCGCATACGTTCAGTCCGGTGTTCGAACTGCTCGCCCGCCATCCGCGTCTGATCGAACCGCTGCGGCAATTGTTCGGCGAGGACGTGTATGTCCATCAGTTCAAGCTGAACGCCAAGGCCGCGTTCGAAGGCGACGTGTGGCAGTGGCATCAGGACTACGGCACGTGGCAGCGCGACGACGGCATGCCCGCGCCGCGCGCGATGAACATCGCCGTGTTCCTCGACGAAGTCATGCCGATCAACGGACCGCTGCTGCTCATTCCGAAGAGCCATAAGCAAGGCGTCTTCGATGCCGGTCATGACAAATCGACGACATCCTATCCGCTATGGACGCTCGACAAGGACACCGTGACGAAACTCGCATCCGCCGCCGCCGATGGCAGCGGCGTCGGCATCGTCGCGCCGACGGGCAAGCCGGGCTCGGTGCTCATGTTCCACGGCAATCTCGTGCACGCGTCGCCGCCCAATATTACCCCCTACCCGCGCAAGATCGTCTATCTCACGCTCTGCGCGGTCTCCAACCACATCACGAAGTTCACCCGTCCGGCGTTCATCGCCCATCGCGACTTCACACCGATCGTACCCGCGGAAGACGACGCGTTGCGCGAATACGCGCGCGCGCACCGTGTCGCCGCGGAATAG
- a CDS encoding glycosyltransferase family 87 protein: MQKGAFLAGLRSGAWVTTERMRLVAGMLLAFCLIAAVFLVTTGNGPNDRFGRPLGTDFSNVYAAGTYVLEGQPAVPFDPQRQYAREQAIFGQNTPFYGWHYPPFFLGLAALLALMPYGLALLIWQGVTLVLYVLAIRAILGALIPPPLAGEGGQRSWPGGGDSGPAEATPPGAVRAPRSPFRGGIKSLWLLLALAYPAVFVNLGHGHNGFLTAALMGGALVTLNTRPLLAGILFGLIAYKPQFGVLIPLALIAGGYWRTVFAAAATVIALALAVTLAFGTEVWTAFLASMHFTRTVVLEQGDTGWQKIQSVFSWARMWGGGIDLAYAAQGLVTLAAAVAIVWLWRSRASFALKAAALAIATILATPYSLDYDLMVLAPAIAYLAGDGLTRGFAPYEKTVLAALWLAPIIARPLAQATLIPLAVPLMLLCFLLLLRRAMNETSVARASGVLRVEP, encoded by the coding sequence ATGCAAAAAGGCGCTTTTCTCGCAGGTCTGCGCTCGGGCGCCTGGGTCACCACCGAACGCATGCGGCTGGTGGCGGGGATGCTGCTCGCCTTCTGTTTGATCGCCGCCGTCTTTCTCGTCACCACCGGCAACGGCCCGAACGACCGCTTCGGCCGGCCTCTCGGCACCGATTTCTCCAACGTCTATGCCGCCGGCACCTATGTGCTGGAAGGCCAGCCTGCCGTGCCGTTCGACCCGCAGCGGCAATACGCCCGCGAACAGGCGATCTTCGGCCAAAACACGCCGTTTTATGGCTGGCACTACCCGCCCTTCTTCCTCGGCCTCGCGGCGCTGCTGGCGCTGATGCCCTACGGCCTGGCGTTGCTGATATGGCAGGGCGTGACGCTGGTGCTGTATGTGCTGGCGATACGGGCAATCCTGGGTGCTCTTATCCCTCCCCCGCTTGCGGGGGAGGGTGGCCAGCGAAGCTGGCCGGGTGGGGGCGATTCAGGGCCCGCCGAAGCCACCCCACCCGGCGCGGTGCGCGCGCCACGCTCCCCTTTCAGGGGAGGGATAAAAAGCCTTTGGCTGCTTCTCGCGCTCGCCTACCCGGCCGTGTTCGTGAACCTCGGCCACGGCCACAACGGCTTTCTCACCGCCGCGCTGATGGGCGGCGCGCTCGTGACGCTGAACACGCGGCCGCTCCTCGCCGGCATCCTGTTCGGCCTCATCGCCTACAAGCCGCAGTTCGGCGTGCTGATCCCGCTGGCGCTGATCGCCGGCGGCTATTGGCGCACCGTGTTCGCCGCGGCGGCCACCGTGATCGCGCTGGCGCTCGCCGTCACGCTCGCCTTCGGCACCGAGGTCTGGACCGCCTTCTTGGCCTCCATGCACTTCACCCGCACCGTGGTGTTGGAACAGGGCGATACCGGCTGGCAGAAGATCCAGAGTGTGTTCTCCTGGGCGCGCATGTGGGGCGGCGGTATCGATCTCGCCTACGCCGCGCAGGGGCTCGTCACGCTGGCGGCCGCCGTCGCGATCGTCTGGCTGTGGCGCAGCCGCGCCAGCTTCGCGTTGAAAGCCGCCGCGCTCGCCATCGCCACGATCCTCGCGACGCCCTACTCGCTCGACTACGACTTGATGGTGCTCGCGCCGGCCATCGCCTATCTCGCGGGCGACGGTCTGACGCGCGGCTTCGCACCCTATGAGAAAACCGTGCTCGCCGCGCTGTGGCTCGCGCCGATCATCGCGCGCCCGCTGGCGCAGGCGACGCTGATCCCGCTCGCTGTTCCTTTGATGCTGCTCTGCTTCCTGCTTTTGCTGCGCCGCGCCATGAACGAGACATCCGTCGCGCGAGCCAGTGGCGTTTTGCGCGTCGAGCCTTAG
- a CDS encoding type II toxin-antitoxin system ParD family antitoxin — protein MATMNVSLPEPMKDWVEDRVKSGRYANASDYVRDLIRRDQERREALVEALIEGEKSGTSRRSVREIAADTRAKLSRGEI, from the coding sequence ATGGCGACAATGAACGTCTCGCTGCCTGAACCGATGAAGGACTGGGTCGAAGACCGCGTCAAAAGCGGCCGCTACGCCAACGCCAGCGATTACGTCCGCGATCTGATCCGGCGCGACCAGGAACGGCGCGAGGCGCTCGTCGAGGCGTTGATCGAGGGCGAAAAGAGCGGCACCAGCCGCCGCAGTGTCCGCGAGATCGCCGCGGATACACGCGCAAAGCTCAGCCGTGGCGAGATTTGA
- a CDS encoding type II toxin-antitoxin system RelE/ParE family toxin: protein MARFELSEAADRDLTDIYRYSYRQFGADRADTYLFGLEECFSRLAQFPELGRPIEHLRPGYFRFEHARHTVFYVRSGAGIRVVRVLHERMDPERHL, encoded by the coding sequence GTGGCGAGATTTGAGCTATCCGAGGCCGCGGATCGGGACCTGACCGACATCTATCGCTATTCGTACCGTCAATTCGGCGCAGATCGGGCCGACACTTATCTGTTCGGGCTGGAAGAATGCTTCTCCCGATTGGCCCAATTCCCCGAACTGGGCCGTCCGATCGAGCATCTGCGACCCGGCTATTTCCGTTTCGAGCACGCGCGCCACACCGTTTTCTACGTGAGGTCCGGAGCGGGTATTCGCGTCGTCCGGGTGTTGCACGAGCGGATGGACCCGGAGCGCCACCTGTAG
- a CDS encoding pyridoxal phosphate-dependent aminotransferase: MAFLADHLKRIKPSPTIAVTDKARVLKAAGRNIIGLGAGEPDFDTPENIKEAAIKAIREGRASKYTQVDGIPELKNAVVQKFKRENGLEYKPSQITVSAGGKQVLYNAFMATLNPGDEVIIPAPYWVSYPDMVLLAGGKPVEVVCGMDSGFKITAAQLERAITAKTKWFLLNSPSNPTGAAYTQAELKALTDVLVKHPHVHVMTDDMYEHLVYDDFKFFTPAQVEPSLYDRTLTINGTSKAYCMTGWRIGYAGGPEPLIKAMAMIQSQSTTNPAAASQWAAVEALTGPQDFIAKHNVVFKERRDLVVSMLNQANGIKCPMPEGAFYVYPSCAGTMGKTTPTGKTLATDEDFVSELLEAEGVAVVHGSAFGLGPAFRISYATKTEDLEDACRRIQRFCGNLK, from the coding sequence ATGGCCTTCCTTGCCGACCACCTCAAGCGCATCAAGCCGTCGCCGACCATCGCGGTGACGGATAAAGCGCGCGTGCTGAAGGCGGCGGGCCGCAACATCATCGGCCTCGGCGCGGGCGAGCCGGACTTCGACACCCCGGAAAACATCAAGGAAGCCGCGATCAAGGCGATCCGCGAGGGCCGCGCCTCCAAGTACACGCAGGTCGACGGCATTCCCGAGCTCAAGAACGCCGTGGTGCAGAAGTTCAAGCGCGAGAACGGCCTCGAGTACAAGCCGTCGCAGATCACCGTTTCGGCCGGCGGCAAGCAGGTGCTCTACAACGCCTTCATGGCGACGCTGAATCCGGGTGACGAGGTGATCATCCCGGCGCCTTATTGGGTCAGCTACCCCGACATGGTGCTGCTCGCCGGCGGTAAGCCGGTCGAGGTGGTCTGCGGCATGGATTCCGGCTTCAAGATCACCGCGGCGCAGCTCGAGCGCGCGATCACCGCGAAGACCAAGTGGTTCCTGCTCAACTCGCCGTCGAACCCGACCGGCGCGGCCTACACGCAGGCGGAGCTGAAGGCGCTCACCGACGTGCTGGTGAAGCACCCGCATGTGCATGTCATGACCGACGACATGTACGAGCACCTCGTCTATGACGACTTCAAATTCTTCACGCCGGCGCAGGTCGAGCCCTCGCTCTACGACCGCACGCTGACCATCAACGGCACGTCCAAGGCCTACTGCATGACCGGCTGGCGCATCGGTTACGCCGGCGGGCCGGAGCCGCTGATCAAGGCGATGGCGATGATCCAGTCGCAGTCGACCACCAACCCGGCGGCGGCGTCGCAGTGGGCGGCGGTCGAGGCGCTCACCGGCCCGCAGGACTTCATCGCCAAGCACAACGTCGTCTTCAAGGAGCGGCGCGACCTCGTCGTGTCGATGCTCAACCAGGCGAACGGCATCAAGTGCCCGATGCCGGAAGGCGCCTTCTACGTCTATCCGTCCTGCGCCGGGACGATGGGCAAGACCACGCCGACCGGCAAGACGCTGGCGACCGACGAGGACTTTGTGTCCGAGCTCTTGGAAGCCGAAGGCGTCGCGGTGGTGCACGGCTCGGCCTTCGGTCTCGGCCCGGCCTTCCGCATCTCCTACGCCACCAAGACCGAAGACCTGGAAGACGCCTGCCGTCGCATCCAGCGCTTCTGCGGCAACCTGAAATAA
- a CDS encoding DUF883 family protein: MSSTTEQASRGDAWSAAQTGGARVAENAANFSDDLAGDVRKLRDDIGAIQKTLAQFISTTAGEAARTAQNVGASVTSQVSDIASEAASVATQQAKTFASELEGMARRNPLGTIGGAVLVGVVIGLLSRGRS; this comes from the coding sequence ATGAGCAGCACGACGGAACAGGCCAGCCGCGGTGACGCCTGGAGCGCAGCGCAAACGGGTGGCGCGCGGGTCGCGGAAAACGCGGCGAATTTCAGCGACGATCTGGCGGGTGACGTGCGCAAGCTGCGCGACGACATCGGCGCGATCCAGAAGACGTTGGCGCAATTCATCTCGACGACGGCCGGCGAGGCGGCGCGCACGGCGCAGAACGTCGGCGCCTCCGTGACGTCGCAGGTCAGCGATATCGCGAGCGAGGCGGCCTCGGTCGCGACCCAGCAGGCCAAGACCTTCGCCTCGGAGCTCGAAGGCATGGCGCGGCGCAACCCGCTTGGCACCATCGGCGGCGCGGTGCTGGTCGGCGTGGTGATCGGTCTCCTGTCGCGAGGCCGCAGTTAA
- a CDS encoding phage holin family protein, with protein MRPGLGGLASVGLGNLLAQLRTHVDDLKERTTADVKEKALDLALIAGLALVAGIFALLTVLAALAALYVYLQPQYGSLNALAAVGGCTFVLAAVFLLVAVQRSRREKPRKAPPGPGLAQSAADLKSRTVNATLESTVNTMRTGSREAVFGTVALAVVLGIVMGRRG; from the coding sequence ATGCGGCCGGGGCTGGGGGGACTCGCAAGCGTCGGGCTCGGCAACCTGCTCGCCCAGTTGCGCACGCACGTCGACGATCTGAAGGAGCGCACGACCGCCGACGTCAAAGAGAAGGCGCTTGACCTCGCGCTGATTGCCGGCCTGGCGCTCGTGGCCGGCATTTTCGCCCTGCTGACGGTGCTGGCAGCGCTCGCCGCGCTCTATGTGTATTTACAGCCTCAGTATGGGAGTCTGAACGCGCTCGCCGCCGTCGGTGGCTGCACTTTCGTCCTGGCGGCGGTCTTTCTATTGGTCGCCGTGCAAAGAAGCCGGCGTGAGAAGCCGCGAAAGGCGCCGCCCGGTCCCGGTTTGGCGCAGAGCGCGGCGGACCTGAAATCGCGCACCGTGAATGCGACCTTGGAGTCCACCGTGAATACGATGCGTACCGGTTCGCGGGAGGCCGTGTTCGGCACCGTCGCGCTGGCGGTCGTCCTCGGCATCGTCATGGGCCGGCGCGGCTAG
- a CDS encoding ABC transporter substrate-binding protein encodes MIRRALALLVITASLAFSAHAQERVRVGAMRQTANGALFLADAQGYFKEEGLEVDMIAYASESDVAEAVAANGVDLGLAAFTPAAFNFVGRGYMKAIAAQVREKRDYEGNVLVASTVAFANGVRSFDALANRTVAIDKLGTLYHYQVGQITRVKHFEPKSITLKTLQNFDAIARAIGTQQVDAALLPPQYARELLTASQARFVGWYSEIDEHQLGAVFASAKAIEGKRAAIEKFVRAYKRGITDYGVLLRLDRGKRVSTEKSRKIATLIARYVYPGKPLGTSAATVEASAYYMDPQGKLDPVEVARQVEWYKAQGLIDQSVDMQGVVDSSFLK; translated from the coding sequence ATGATTCGCCGCGCGCTCGCCCTTCTGGTCATCACCGCCAGCCTTGCCTTTTCCGCCCACGCGCAAGAGCGCGTGAGGGTCGGCGCCATGCGCCAGACCGCCAACGGCGCGCTGTTTCTCGCCGACGCCCAGGGCTACTTCAAGGAGGAGGGCCTGGAGGTCGACATGATCGCCTACGCCTCCGAGAGCGACGTCGCCGAAGCGGTTGCGGCCAATGGCGTCGATCTCGGCCTTGCCGCCTTTACGCCGGCGGCGTTCAATTTCGTCGGACGCGGCTACATGAAGGCCATCGCCGCGCAGGTGCGCGAGAAGCGCGACTACGAAGGCAATGTGCTGGTCGCCTCGACGGTCGCCTTCGCCAACGGGGTGCGTTCATTCGATGCGCTCGCCAACCGCACGGTGGCGATCGACAAGCTCGGCACGCTGTATCACTACCAGGTCGGGCAGATCACGCGGGTCAAGCACTTCGAGCCGAAGAGCATCACGCTCAAGACGCTGCAGAACTTCGACGCCATCGCGCGTGCGATCGGCACCCAGCAAGTCGACGCCGCGCTGCTGCCGCCGCAATATGCCCGCGAGCTGTTGACCGCCAGCCAGGCACGCTTCGTCGGCTGGTATTCCGAGATCGACGAACATCAGCTCGGTGCGGTGTTCGCCTCGGCCAAGGCAATCGAAGGCAAGCGCGCGGCGATCGAGAAGTTCGTGCGCGCCTACAAGCGCGGCATTACCGACTATGGCGTGCTGCTGAGGCTCGATCGCGGCAAGCGCGTGTCGACGGAGAAGTCGCGCAAGATCGCGACGCTCATCGCGCGTTACGTCTATCCGGGCAAGCCGCTCGGCACGTCCGCCGCCACGGTGGAGGCGAGCGCCTATTATATGGACCCGCAAGGCAAGCTCGATCCGGTCGAAGTGGCGCGCCAAGTCGAATGGTACAAGGCGCAAGGTCTGATCGATCAGAGCGTTGACATGCAAGGCGTGGTCGATTCCAGCTTCCTCAAGTGA